The following proteins are co-located in the Theropithecus gelada isolate Dixy chromosome 19, Tgel_1.0, whole genome shotgun sequence genome:
- the SMG9 gene encoding protein SMG9 codes for MSESGHSQPGLYGIERRRRWKEPGSGGPQNLSGPGGRERDYIAPWERERRDASEETSTSVMQKTPIILSKPPAERSKQPPPPTAPAAPPAPAPLEKPIVLMKPREEGKGPVAVTGASTPEGTAPPPPAAPAPPKGEKEGQRPTQPVYQIQNRGMGTAAPAAMDPVVGQAKLLPPERMKHSIKLVDDQMNWCDSAIEYLLDQTDVLVVGVLGLQGTGKSMVMSLLSANTPEEDQRAYVFRAQSAEMKERGGNQTSGIDFFITQERIVFLDTQPILSPSILDHLINNDRKLPPEYNLPHTYVEMQSLQIAAFLFTVCHVVIVVQDWFTDLSLYRFLQTAEMVKPSTPSPSHESSSSSGSDEGTEYYPHLVFLQNKARREDFCPRKLRQMHLMIDQLMAHSHLRYKGTLSMLQCNVFPGLPPDFLDSEVNLFLVPFMDSEAESENPPRAGPSSSPLFSLLPGYRGHPSFQSLVSKLRSQVMSMARPQLSHTILTEKNWFHYAARIWDGVKKSSALAEYSRLLA; via the exons GATGCCAGCGAAGAGACAAGCACTTCCGTCATGCAGAAAACCCCCATCATCCTCTCAAAACCTCCAGCAGAGCGG TCAAAGCAGCCACCACCTCCAACAGCCCCTGCTGCCCCGCCTGCTCCAGCCCCTCTGGAGAAGCCCATCGTCCTCATGAAGCCacgggaggaggggaaggggccTGTGGCCGTGACAGGTGCCTCTACCCCTGAGGGCACCGCCCCACCACCCCCTGCAGCCCCTGCGCCACCCAAGGGGGAAAAGGAGGGGCAGAGACCCACACAGCCTGTGTACCAGATCCAGAACCGGGGCATGGGGACTGCCGCCCCAGCAGCCATGGACC CTGTCGTGGGCCAGGCCAAACTGCTGCCCCCAGAGCGCATGAAGCACAGCATCAAGTTGGTAGATGACCAGATGAATTGGTGTGATAGTGCCATTGAG TACCTGTTGGATCAGACTGATGTGTTGGTGGTTGGTGTCCTGGGGCTCCAGGGGACAGGCAAGTCCATGGTGATGTCGTTGTTGTCAGCCAACACTCCAGAGGAGGACCAGAG GGCTTATGTTTTCCGGGCCCAGAGCGCTGAAATGAAGGAACGAGGGGGCAACCAGACCAGTGGCATCGACTTCTTTATTACCCAAGAACGGATTGTTTTCCTGGACACCCAG CCCATCCTGAGCCCTTCTATCCTAGACCATCTCATCAATAATGACCGCAAACTGCCTCCAGAGTACAACCTTCCCCACACTTACGTTGAGATGCAG TCACTCCAGATTGCTGCCTTCCTTTTCACGGTCTGCCACGTGGTGATTGTCGTCCAGGACTGGTTCACAGACCTCAGTCTCTACAG GTTCCTGCAGACAGCAGAGATGGTGAAGccctccaccccatcccccagCCACGAGTCCAGCAGCTCATCAGGCTCCGATGAAGGCACCGAGTACTACCCCCACCTGG TCTTCTTGCAGAACAAAGCTCGCCGAGAGGACTTCTGTCCTCGGAAGCTGCGGCAGATGCATCTGATGATCGACCAGCTCATGGCCCACTCCCACCTGCGTTACAAGG GGACTCTGTCCATGTTACAATGCAATGTCTTCCCGGGGCTTCCACCTGACTTCCTGGACTCTGAGGTCAACTTATTCCTGGTACCCTTCATGGACAGTGAAGCAGAGAGTGAAAACCCACCAAGAGCAG GGCCTAGTTCCAGCCCACTCTTCTCCCTGCTGCCTGGGTATCGCGGCCACCCCAGTTTCCAGTCCTTGGTAAGCAAGCTCCGGAGCCAAGTGATGTCCATGGCCCGACCACAGCTGTCACACACAATCCTCACCGAGAAGAACTG GTTCCACTATGCTGCCCGGATCTGGGATGGGGTGAAAAAGTCCTCTGCTTTGGCAGAGTACAGCCGCCTGCTGGCCTGA